TTACAGATAAAGCTGGTGGAGATCTGCACAAATGCTAATGCCCTGATAGGATCCCTTATGAGTAAGTATTCATATAATGTTTGATGTGATGAAAATATGACTGAAACATTGTAGTAATATTAAATTAATCCACATTTCACAGGCCGAGATGAAGGCAGATACAAGGATCTGGGAATTCATCACAGTTTGGACGTGTGGCATGGTGCAAAGAGCCTGGCCAAAAAAATAGCTGTTGTAAGTTTAGTGTCATATACTCTCAGCCTTCATGGAATATGACTTAAACCCAGTGTCTTACATTATCACGTGtgttctccttctctcctcaaggcagcaaagaaaaaaggacagtCCATCCTTCTCACCTGGCTGAAAGACATCGTAAACCATTTTTGGTGGTGTTGTAAGACAGCTGACACAACACAGCAGTTTCTTGTAAGCTCATCATTTACACTACAAGCAACTGTTGTGATCCCATCGCAAGATGGTCACTAGTTTAGTAAGTTACATTTCCATTTAAAGGATATTTTAGAGCGCTGTTTTGTCTTCACAGACACTGTGGGTTAGCATCATTCACCACATCTGTAACATCCACACATGGTCTAAGGGGAGCTGCCACCATGGGCACCTGGAAGAAACCCGTGGGAAGTCGTGGATCCAGAAAGGCACCAGGTGCCACAAAGCTTTGCTGGAGATTGTCGTCAATAAGCGCTGGCTGAAGGATATACATAAATATCTGCGCTTCAGGTAACGTGTGACTACATATTtcacacagatgtgttttatgactaattgttcatattttaaaactctgtctgtatttttttgttcgATCAGATCAACTGCAGACTTGGAGACGTTCCAGAATCATATCCTGATGTACGCCAACAAGCGCTACACGTTCAGCTCTGCAGTGTACGAGGCCAGAGTTCTGCTCGCCGCTCTGGACTATAACTTCCACCGGAACAGACCGACAGTGAAAACAGTGGACGGCAAAGAGATGTACGTTTGCTATGTGTCAGTACTGTAACCGGGGATGTTTTCAGTCGTTACAATGAATGAACTAAATTTGTTGAACTTTGTAATTACAGTTTGAGAAGGCTGTACAAGAAAAATGGAAGAAGATACAGCGTATACGCCCTGAGGTCTGAAAAGAGCTATGAATACATCTCAGACCTGCAAGCTAGGATTGTTAAGAGGAGACTGAGCAGTGAAGCACCAACAAGGTCAAGTTTTCAACCCAATGAACCCAGAGGGCTCGGTTGGGTGACTGCTATACCTGCACCAACCACACCAATATTTGTGCGGACAGTCAAGAGATGTGTGGGTAAGGGTCTTAAAACTGTATTAAACACTATATTGACTGAAAGCTGTAGCACGTGTTTCAGGACAAATCAAATAACAGGATGGTTGTGATAGTAGAAGTGCCTGTTTTTGATGATTGTTCTGAATTGGAAGGTGGAGAAGGGGGTCTTTGAGATGGGCAGACCCTTGCTGAGCCCcctttttcattattttctattagtttttattagtttcCTTGAAAATGGCTGCCaacctttttctttgtgtgtttcagtgttgccTGCAGACGTCCAGCAGGTGCTGGTCGGTGATGTCGCCCTTCCTGAAGGGAACCACAGCTTGGAGCCGGAGAACCCAGAGCCCTCACAcataaaagaggaagaggaggaactCTGCGTCAGTCAGGAGGGAGAGCATCCCGACTGTCAGATGGAGGCTGACATCAACAGGTTCCTGTTCAGTGCGGCCTCTGTGAAgagtgaagatgatgaagaggaacTTCAACAAACTGAAGACAGCAGAGACGCAGAGCCTCGAGCTCGCAGCTCAGCTATGGaagtaaagacagaaagtgaTGCAGAGGACTGTGGAGGATCAGAACCGGCCAGGAACCCAGAGCCAGATAATCATTCCCaaccaaacactgatgaaaagGATTCAGACTCTTCTGACACTGACATCAGTGAAGAACAGTGGTATGGATGTTTGTCAGATTCTGAGCCTGAGGACAGTGACGGTGGTTGGAAGGAGACCATGGCACCTGAGTTTGGTGTCAATACAAGAGGT
The nucleotide sequence above comes from Larimichthys crocea isolate SSNF chromosome XVI, L_crocea_2.0, whole genome shotgun sequence. Encoded proteins:
- the LOC109142849 gene encoding uncharacterized protein LOC109142849 isoform X1; translation: MDDHTYCSAQEQAAEPDPPSLKRRKLQEVKRNRDRRRQKTRVNIGVAFSRWKSLMREKCFQNDSEVACFLLHSYEKGNLFPAAARRVPTIGDLSGSDSDEHVTAEAAEAPIIEQSLHDTSRVKDMADSVIDWAEDGSPLYQPKDGAEDNDSSDDENLPSICIRTGGALQRAPSIDRLPVIGIDETVHDQPAYEDPPDEPRPPSQDAALPGPQQVLSEETLIGAKASIVYEDCLRQLASFLVLPVEKCSGGMKTGETCDCVAPFEINIAYKGTATSVEWICPNGHSVWRWNSQPVMNFGMQAGDFLLSTNILLSGNNYAKVALLFNFMNMGMVSKNTFHSIQGSYCVDTIKEFWEERRTEAISRLRGKDVMVLADGRNDSPGHGAQYCSYITMENETKEVIHVATVEKRQTSWNSVVMEKEGFIETVGTLSLQIKLVEICTNANALIGSLMSRDEGRYKDLGIHHSLDVWHGAKSLAKKIAVAAKKKGQSILLTWLKDIVNHFWWCCKTADTTQQFLTLWVSIIHHICNIHTWSKGSCHHGHLEETRGKSWIQKGTRCHKALLEIVVNKRWLKDIHKYLRFRSTADLETFQNHILMYANKRYTFSSAVYEARVLLAALDYNFHRNRPTVKTVDGKEILRRLYKKNGRRYSVYALRSEKSYEYISDLQARIVKRRLSSEAPTRSSFQPNEPRGLGWVTAIPAPTTPIFVRTVKRCVVLPADVQQVLVGDVALPEGNHSLEPENPEPSHIKEEEEELCVSQEGEHPDCQMEADINRFLFSAASVKSEDDEEELQQTEDSRDAEPRARSSAMEVKTESDAEDCGGSEPARNPEPDNHSQPNTDEKDSDSSDTDISEEQWYGCLSDSEPEDSDGGWKETMAPEFGVNTRGLFRDT
- the LOC109142849 gene encoding uncharacterized protein LOC109142849 isoform X2, whose product is MTRRWPVSCCTGSCTDDLITHGAQRRVSAGPSYEKGNLFPAAARRVPTIGDLSGSDSDEHVTAEAAEAPIIEQSLHDTSRVKDMADSVIDWAEDGSPLYQPKDGAEDNDSSDDENLPSICIRTGGALQRAPSIDRLPVIGIDETVHDQPAYEDPPDEPRPPSQDAALPGPQQVLSEETLIGAKASIVYEDCLRQLASFLVLPVEKCSGGMKTGETCDCVAPFEINIAYKGTATSVEWICPNGHSVWRWNSQPVMNFGMQAGDFLLSTNILLSGNNYAKVALLFNFMNMGMVSKNTFHSIQGSYCVDTIKEFWEERRTEAISRLRGKDVMVLADGRNDSPGHGAQYCSYITMENETKEVIHVATVEKRQTSWNSVVMEKEGFIETVGTLSLQIKLVEICTNANALIGSLMSRDEGRYKDLGIHHSLDVWHGAKSLAKKIAVAAKKKGQSILLTWLKDIVNHFWWCCKTADTTQQFLTLWVSIIHHICNIHTWSKGSCHHGHLEETRGKSWIQKGTRCHKALLEIVVNKRWLKDIHKYLRFRSTADLETFQNHILMYANKRYTFSSAVYEARVLLAALDYNFHRNRPTVKTVDGKEILRRLYKKNGRRYSVYALRSEKSYEYISDLQARIVKRRLSSEAPTRSSFQPNEPRGLGWVTAIPAPTTPIFVRTVKRCVVLPADVQQVLVGDVALPEGNHSLEPENPEPSHIKEEEEELCVSQEGEHPDCQMEADINRFLFSAASVKSEDDEEELQQTEDSRDAEPRARSSAMEVKTESDAEDCGGSEPARNPEPDNHSQPNTDEKDSDSSDTDISEEQWYGCLSDSEPEDSDGGWKETMAPEFGVNTRGLFRDT